In a genomic window of Bacteroidales bacterium:
- a CDS encoding plasmid recombination protein: MGFVVLHIQKPKGNDARTTAHIERTVQPGNADPERKDLNKEFITFPDGVENRTQAIQHRIENAGITRKIRENQVRALQVMLSGTPEDMQRIQNEGKIDDWCQSNIDWLQDTFGKENVVSAVLHMDEKTPHIHATVVPIVSGERRKAKQEENNGKKKYRKKPKDTIRLCADDVMTRDNLERFQDTYAEKMQKYGLQRGIKGSDARHISTPQYYRELFAQNEDLKENIEYLQEEKQEVYEKVRDMYDRKDEAREKFLNMHEYTQRKKTEISDLETRIEQLKLDYEPYKAQDDINLLFDVFPHLSERLRIAQLCKGIGLTIDTIKLLFKGEAVSVTGKLHSPEHNHSFNVQDAKLQLFKESKDSDRLKLSINGQNIIDWFKEKYQEIRQVVRPHIKPAPPTPKKGRGI; this comes from the coding sequence ATGGGATTTGTCGTATTACATATACAGAAGCCGAAAGGCAACGATGCTCGAACGACGGCGCATATAGAACGGACGGTACAGCCGGGCAACGCCGATCCGGAACGAAAGGACCTCAACAAAGAGTTTATCACTTTTCCGGACGGAGTGGAGAACCGGACACAGGCGATACAGCACCGGATAGAGAACGCAGGGATAACCCGTAAAATCAGGGAGAATCAGGTACGTGCGTTACAGGTCATGCTGTCAGGTACTCCCGAAGATATGCAACGCATACAGAACGAGGGAAAAATAGATGACTGGTGTCAGAGTAATATTGATTGGTTACAAGATACGTTCGGAAAAGAAAACGTTGTATCAGCTGTTTTACACATGGACGAGAAAACTCCACATATCCACGCTACGGTAGTTCCTATCGTATCCGGTGAAAGAAGAAAAGCCAAACAGGAAGAGAACAATGGCAAGAAGAAATACCGGAAAAAGCCTAAAGATACCATCCGGCTCTGCGCCGATGATGTGATGACACGCGATAATCTGGAACGGTTTCAGGATACATACGCCGAGAAAATGCAGAAATACGGATTGCAACGGGGTATCAAAGGCTCTGATGCCCGGCATATCTCTACGCCCCAATATTACAGAGAGTTATTCGCCCAAAACGAAGACCTGAAAGAAAATATAGAATATCTGCAAGAGGAAAAGCAGGAGGTTTACGAAAAAGTACGGGATATGTACGACCGAAAGGACGAAGCCCGGGAGAAGTTCCTGAACATGCACGAATATACCCAAAGGAAAAAAACGGAAATATCCGACCTTGAAACTCGTATAGAACAGCTAAAACTGGATTATGAACCTTACAAGGCGCAAGACGATATAAATTTGCTATTCGATGTATTTCCTCATTTAAGCGAACGGCTACGGATAGCGCAGTTATGCAAGGGTATCGGATTGACAATAGACACCATTAAGCTGTTATTTAAGGGTGAAGCCGTATCGGTTACGGGTAAGCTCCATTCGCCCGAACATAATCATTCCTTCAACGTGCAGGATGCCAAATTACAGCTATTTAAGGAGAGCAAGGACTCCGACAGGCTGAAATTATCTATCAACGGACAGAATATCATCGACTGGTTCAAAGAGAAGTATCAAGAAATCCGGCAGGTGGTTAGACCGCATATCAAGCCTGCTCCACCCACACCGAAGAAAGGGAGAGGAATATAA
- a CDS encoding DUF262 domain-containing protein has protein sequence MNQKLQNKIEATDTSISKLLKDQKFTIDYFQREYRWQEKHIRLLIEDLSTTFLKSYKDGDKRSEVANYQNYYLGPVVFNINEDGKKSIIDGQQRITSITLLLIYLNHLQAECPQKINITHLIFSEKYGEKSFNMSDDSREECLTSLFEKGDYTLQDNDDETVINMLERYEDIVESFPEELTGEALPYFIDWFIDNVVIVEITAYSDENAYTIFETMNDRGLNLTPTEMLKGYILSKITNKKQRTEINDLWKDEIQKLHEYDENADQSFFQAWFRGKYANTIRPGKAGSENQDFELIGSRFHNWFKDNHKSIFNLSSSDDFYSFFKRYFPFYVKIFINMWKDQAHYNPKTPHLHYINHWGIAESLQDPLLMASINIDDNPSVINQKLDFVARFIETFTVRRSVNYRKFGQTAIKYSIFNIIRLIRDNDLDKLSHNLIKETERIDEQWDGVWYFGLHGMNRKFVKHLLSRVSSYLDNLVGKDTTYVTYHHPNGKQFEIEHIWADKFEEHTDEFEQKSEFNKWRNSAGALLLLPHGTNQSFNSDKYADKIEHYLKENTYAQTLHPNYYIKNPNFLKSDIIKDLDFKPHHDFKKDDIAERQRLLQRICEKLWSPEYYNESLIVSETK, from the coding sequence ATGAATCAGAAACTCCAAAATAAGATTGAGGCTACAGATACGAGTATCAGTAAATTACTGAAAGATCAAAAATTCACAATTGATTATTTTCAAAGAGAGTATAGGTGGCAAGAGAAACATATTAGACTTTTAATAGAAGACCTTTCCACTACATTTTTAAAATCTTACAAGGACGGCGATAAGCGATCTGAAGTTGCAAATTATCAGAATTATTATTTGGGTCCCGTAGTTTTTAATATTAATGAGGACGGCAAAAAATCCATTATTGACGGACAGCAGAGAATAACCTCAATTACCCTTTTGCTTATATACCTGAACCACCTGCAAGCTGAATGTCCCCAAAAGATTAATATCACTCACTTAATTTTTTCTGAGAAATATGGCGAGAAGTCATTTAATATGTCCGATGATTCACGGGAAGAATGCTTAACTTCATTATTTGAGAAAGGAGATTATACACTTCAGGATAATGATGACGAGACAGTAATTAATATGCTTGAAAGATACGAGGATATAGTCGAATCATTTCCGGAAGAATTAACTGGTGAGGCTCTCCCTTATTTCATCGATTGGTTTATAGATAATGTAGTAATTGTCGAGATTACGGCATATTCGGATGAAAATGCTTATACAATCTTTGAAACCATGAATGACAGGGGATTAAACCTTACTCCTACAGAAATGTTAAAGGGTTATATACTCTCAAAAATCACAAATAAAAAACAAAGGACTGAAATAAATGATTTATGGAAAGATGAGATTCAGAAGCTGCATGAATATGACGAGAATGCAGACCAAAGCTTTTTTCAGGCATGGTTTCGAGGCAAGTATGCAAACACAATCCGTCCGGGGAAAGCTGGTTCTGAAAACCAAGACTTTGAATTAATTGGCTCCCGTTTTCATAATTGGTTTAAAGATAATCACAAGTCTATATTCAACTTATCGTCTTCTGATGATTTCTATTCTTTTTTTAAGAGATATTTTCCATTCTATGTGAAAATATTTATTAACATGTGGAAAGATCAGGCTCATTATAATCCTAAAACTCCGCACTTACATTACATAAATCATTGGGGTATTGCCGAATCTTTACAGGATCCATTGTTGATGGCCTCGATTAATATTGACGATAATCCATCTGTAATAAATCAGAAACTTGATTTTGTTGCAAGGTTCATAGAAACATTTACTGTAAGAAGAAGTGTCAACTATAGAAAGTTTGGACAAACTGCTATTAAGTATTCCATTTTCAACATAATACGACTAATCCGCGATAATGATTTGGATAAATTGTCCCACAATCTTATCAAAGAAACGGAAAGGATAGATGAACAATGGGATGGAGTATGGTATTTCGGATTACATGGGATGAACAGGAAGTTTGTTAAACATTTATTATCAAGAGTTTCCAGCTACCTCGATAATCTGGTTGGAAAAGACACGACTTACGTTACTTATCATCATCCGAACGGCAAACAATTTGAAATTGAACACATATGGGCCGACAAGTTCGAAGAGCATACGGATGAATTTGAGCAAAAATCTGAGTTTAATAAATGGCGAAATTCCGCAGGGGCTTTACTGTTACTACCTCATGGAACTAATCAGTCTTTTAATAGTGATAAATATGCAGATAAAATAGAACATTACCTAAAAGAGAATACATACGCACAAACTCTGCACCCTAATTACTATATCAAGAATCCGAATTTTTTAAAGTCTGATATAATAAAAGATTTAGACTTTAAACCCCATCATGACTTTAAAAAGGATGACATTGCTGAAAGACAGAGATTGCTTCAACGAATTTGCGAGAAGCTCTGGTCACCAGAGTATTATAACGAAAGCCTTATAGTATCGGAAACGAAATAA
- a CDS encoding HNH endonuclease translates to MVDVNDYSSEVNCIYKGEKYSVRDNGAILRHPCEGKRPRPNDNHWTFGKPNNKTGYMEIASVRVHRIVATAFHGEPPTKEHVVDHIDTNKRNNRAKNLRWVTRLENVLLNPITAKRIAYVCGSVEAFLSDPAKYRDMFSEPYEQWMQTVSTEEAQISLERMLAWAKSDKPSKSGTSLDKWIFTRNNLQGEQTIVAPEEPDFIISLTPGAVQRNWRTPSEFPCTPHEMGNSSLTAYADNLKEGTVFSQNIYGSSLVVNSGFSEDRQSLYVMTESSDGEESVKRYALAEVTYEDNLFIHTGRTFFSKEGAEKQFTLAQGFEWSGGDSIDDYC, encoded by the coding sequence ATGGTAGATGTTAATGATTATAGTAGTGAAGTAAATTGTATCTATAAAGGAGAAAAATACTCTGTTCGTGATAATGGGGCTATTTTACGTCATCCTTGCGAGGGTAAACGCCCGCGACCAAACGATAACCATTGGACATTCGGTAAGCCAAACAATAAAACTGGCTATATGGAAATAGCCTCTGTTCGCGTACATAGAATAGTTGCAACTGCGTTTCATGGAGAACCACCAACGAAAGAACATGTAGTCGATCATATTGATACTAACAAGCGGAATAACCGAGCGAAAAATCTACGGTGGGTTACAAGATTGGAAAACGTATTGCTTAATCCAATTACGGCAAAGCGTATAGCGTATGTTTGTGGGAGTGTAGAGGCATTTTTGTCTGATCCGGCAAAATACCGTGATATGTTCTCAGAACCGTATGAACAATGGATGCAGACAGTTAGTACAGAAGAAGCCCAAATAAGTTTGGAGCGGATGTTAGCATGGGCTAAGAGCGATAAACCGTCAAAAAGTGGGACATCTTTGGATAAATGGATTTTTACTCGGAATAATTTACAGGGCGAACAAACAATAGTGGCTCCGGAAGAACCTGATTTTATAATATCTTTAACACCTGGGGCGGTACAACGCAACTGGCGTACACCTTCTGAATTTCCATGTACACCTCACGAAATGGGGAATAGTTCTTTAACTGCCTACGCCGATAATTTGAAAGAGGGAACTGTTTTTTCTCAAAATATATATGGTTCATCCTTAGTGGTAAATAGTGGATTTTCCGAAGATCGCCAATCACTATATGTGATGACAGAATCATCTGATGGTGAAGAGTCGGTTAAGCGTTATGCACTTGCAGAGGTTACTTATGAAGATAACCTTTTCATTCATACAGGGCGTACATTCTTTTCTAAAGAGGGAGCGGAGAAACAATTCACTCTTGCCCAAGGTTTTGAATGGAGTGGTGGCGATTCTATTGATGATTATTGCTGA
- a CDS encoding glycosyl hydrolase family 2, producing MREIYCCLLFFWISACSSPVDTSWPETCRENKPGVRWWWLGNAVDSAGLTISMEELKEAGIGSVEITPIYGIDSAESRHIDYLSPRWMDMYQHVKAEAKRLDMSVDMATGTGWPFGGPDVMINDAACKAIFQQYKVKGPYRLEKEITVNDRRQTDVATIAAVVAYGQEQKIELTDRVTGTTLLWDVPEGDWTIWTVFNGKTLQKVKRAAPGGEGWVINHYSRRSLDRYLTRFDRAFTDAGASWPDHFFNDSYEVYGANWSENLMEEFEKRRGYRLQEYLPELNREGDPDICARVVCDYRQTIAELLLNEFTIPWTDWAHARGSVTRSQAHGSPGNLIDLYAAVDIPECESFGRTFFDIPGLRIDSGMKESDSHPSVLKYASSAAHITGKKQVSSETFTWLTEHFRTSLSQMKPEIDQMFVAGVNHMHYHGSPYSPKDVPWPGWLFYASVNLNANNTIFRDIKGLNEYITRTQSFLQHGEPDNDFLVYLPIYDIWQQQSGMYLMFDIHRMKHLMPAFFEWVVNIQSLGFDVDYISDRYILQTSVCNHLLQTPGASYKAIIVPDVRYMPYETLAKLIELAKDGATVIFTDRFPEDVPGLHDLERRRNAFQKILADIRNDDFNDSIVIQAVGKGNILSGKDYLKLLQASSAKPEEIKVEYAVQTIRRKHKDGHFYFIAMLENNHLDNWVGLSVNAQTAMIYDPLTGEKGKANLRKRDGKTEIYLQLAPGQSLIVKTFDRSIPDIPDYLF from the coding sequence ATGAGGGAAATATACTGTTGTTTATTGTTTTTTTGGATATCAGCCTGTTCTTCCCCTGTAGACACATCCTGGCCGGAAACATGCAGGGAGAATAAACCCGGGGTTCGTTGGTGGTGGCTGGGTAATGCAGTCGATTCAGCCGGATTAACTATAAGTATGGAAGAATTGAAAGAGGCCGGGATCGGAAGTGTTGAAATTACACCTATTTATGGTATCGATAGCGCAGAAAGCAGGCATATTGACTATTTATCACCCCGGTGGATGGATATGTATCAACATGTGAAAGCGGAAGCAAAGAGACTGGACATGTCTGTTGATATGGCGACCGGAACCGGATGGCCTTTTGGCGGACCTGATGTAATGATCAATGATGCTGCTTGTAAGGCCATATTTCAACAATATAAAGTAAAGGGCCCTTATCGTTTGGAAAAAGAAATAACCGTAAATGACCGCAGGCAAACCGATGTCGCGACAATAGCTGCTGTTGTTGCTTATGGTCAGGAACAGAAAATAGAATTGACGGATCGTGTAACCGGAACAACACTCCTCTGGGATGTTCCGGAAGGGGACTGGACAATATGGACTGTGTTTAATGGTAAAACATTACAGAAAGTAAAACGTGCGGCTCCCGGAGGCGAGGGATGGGTGATCAATCATTATTCCCGGAGATCACTGGACCGTTATCTTACTCGTTTTGACCGGGCCTTTACCGATGCAGGAGCATCATGGCCAGATCATTTTTTTAACGATTCGTACGAAGTATATGGCGCAAACTGGTCGGAAAACCTAATGGAAGAATTTGAAAAAAGGCGGGGTTACAGGTTACAGGAATATCTTCCTGAATTGAACAGGGAAGGAGATCCGGATATTTGTGCGCGTGTGGTTTGTGATTACCGGCAAACTATTGCTGAACTGTTGTTGAACGAGTTTACCATTCCCTGGACGGATTGGGCACATGCGCGTGGATCTGTTACACGGAGTCAGGCTCATGGATCTCCGGGAAACCTGATCGATTTATATGCTGCGGTTGATATTCCGGAATGCGAGTCTTTCGGGAGAACATTTTTTGACATTCCCGGCCTTCGTATTGACAGTGGGATGAAAGAAAGTGATTCCCATCCGTCTGTATTGAAATATGCTTCTTCAGCGGCACACATTACCGGAAAAAAACAGGTGTCATCCGAAACCTTTACCTGGTTGACTGAACATTTCAGGACCTCTTTATCCCAAATGAAACCGGAAATCGACCAGATGTTTGTTGCAGGGGTGAACCATATGCATTATCATGGTTCGCCTTATTCACCCAAAGATGTACCCTGGCCGGGATGGCTGTTTTATGCGTCCGTCAACCTGAATGCCAACAATACTATTTTCAGGGATATAAAAGGATTGAACGAGTATATTACCCGGACACAGTCATTTTTGCAACATGGTGAGCCGGACAATGACTTTTTGGTTTATCTGCCTATCTATGATATATGGCAACAACAGTCAGGTATGTACCTCATGTTTGATATTCACAGGATGAAACACCTGATGCCCGCTTTTTTTGAATGGGTGGTCAATATCCAGTCTCTTGGTTTTGATGTGGACTATATCTCGGACCGGTATATTTTACAGACCAGTGTCTGCAACCATCTTCTGCAGACTCCGGGAGCCTCTTATAAAGCCATTATAGTCCCGGATGTCCGGTATATGCCTTACGAAACATTGGCCAAATTAATTGAACTGGCCAAAGACGGTGCTACTGTAATATTCACGGATCGGTTTCCTGAAGATGTTCCGGGATTACATGATCTGGAACGTCGCAGAAATGCATTCCAAAAAATACTTGCCGATATACGGAATGATGATTTTAATGATTCCATAGTAATACAGGCTGTAGGAAAAGGCAATATATTATCCGGGAAAGACTACCTGAAGTTGTTACAGGCGTCTTCGGCGAAACCGGAAGAAATAAAGGTCGAATATGCAGTTCAGACAATTCGTCGCAAGCATAAAGATGGCCATTTTTATTTTATTGCTATGCTGGAGAATAATCATCTGGATAATTGGGTCGGTTTGTCCGTAAATGCACAAACCGCTATGATATATGATCCGCTTACCGGTGAGAAGGGAAAAGCAAATCTGAGAAAACGTGACGGAAAAACAGAGATATATCTTCAATTAGCGCCCGGACAATCCCTGATAGTTAAGACATTTGACCGATCCATACCGGATATTCCGGATTATTTATTTTAG
- a CDS encoding lipoprotein signal peptidase has translation MKQSIAWKSALLVFVILLFDQILKVWVKTNMSIGEDIPLLGNWFHIHFVENPGMAFGWQLGGKWGKLVLSLFRLVAIAAIIWYIRILIREKAPNGFILCVSLILAGAMGNMIDCAFYGLLFSESNFGIVAEFLPEGGGYAPFLFGKVVDMLSFPIIHGTYPGWFPLVGGEEFLFFRPVFNIADSAVTIGVLSIILFYWSYLKNISKS, from the coding sequence ATGAAGCAATCTATCGCGTGGAAATCGGCACTTCTGGTTTTTGTGATCCTTTTATTCGATCAAATATTAAAAGTATGGGTAAAAACCAATATGAGTATTGGTGAAGATATACCTCTATTAGGAAACTGGTTTCACATTCATTTTGTAGAAAATCCGGGAATGGCATTTGGCTGGCAACTCGGCGGGAAGTGGGGAAAACTGGTATTAAGCCTGTTCCGGCTTGTAGCTATAGCAGCCATTATTTGGTATATACGCATCCTGATCCGGGAAAAAGCACCCAATGGTTTTATTTTATGCGTTTCACTCATCCTTGCCGGCGCTATGGGAAATATGATCGACTGTGCGTTTTACGGATTATTGTTCAGTGAAAGCAACTTCGGTATTGTTGCCGAATTTCTTCCCGAAGGGGGTGGATATGCACCGTTTTTATTCGGAAAAGTAGTGGATATGCTTTCTTTTCCGATCATTCATGGAACCTATCCCGGCTGGTTCCCTTTGGTAGGTGGAGAAGAATTCCTTTTCTTCCGTCCGGTATTTAATATCGCAGATTCTGCCGTAACTATAGGAGTGCTATCCATTATATTGTTTTACTGGAGTTACTTGAAAAATATCAGTAAATCCTGA
- a CDS encoding YdcF family protein: MFFFLSKTIGLLTKPFSWLVILMILAVFLRKPKWKRICLITSLLVLLVFSNPWFLNFSLSKWEPKPIDIDQLDGIYDIGIVLGGFARYLPEYQKTQLNDAGDRIWQAIYLYKKGKIKKILISGGGIKDTKSEAEATRESLILFGIPDSVILFETASRNTFENLNNSAEIIRSVQPDARCLVITSAIHIPRAMGCAKKVGLPVDAFPAEHLTRHDKRIWAEWITPRPEILKDWDRLINEWVGILAYKIRGYL; encoded by the coding sequence ATGTTTTTTTTCTTATCCAAAACCATCGGACTGCTTACCAAACCTTTTTCATGGTTGGTGATCCTGATGATATTGGCTGTATTCCTCCGGAAACCCAAATGGAAAAGAATATGTTTGATTACGTCGTTGTTGGTATTACTTGTCTTCTCCAATCCATGGTTCCTGAATTTTTCACTCAGTAAATGGGAGCCTAAGCCAATAGATATCGACCAGTTAGATGGGATTTATGACATCGGCATTGTTCTGGGTGGCTTTGCCCGCTATTTACCCGAATACCAAAAGACCCAACTAAATGATGCCGGAGACCGTATTTGGCAAGCCATCTACCTTTACAAAAAAGGGAAAATCAAAAAAATACTCATCAGCGGAGGAGGAATAAAAGATACTAAGTCAGAAGCTGAAGCCACCAGGGAAAGTTTAATTTTATTCGGTATCCCTGATAGTGTGATCCTCTTCGAAACAGCTTCCAGGAATACCTTTGAAAACCTGAACAACAGTGCTGAAATTATCCGTTCCGTACAACCGGATGCCCGGTGTCTGGTCATCACTTCAGCCATACATATTCCCCGCGCAATGGGCTGCGCCAAAAAAGTAGGACTTCCGGTTGATGCCTTCCCGGCAGAGCATCTTACCCGTCATGATAAGCGGATATGGGCGGAATGGATCACTCCCCGCCCGGAAATACTCAAGGATTGGGACAGGTTGATCAATGAATGGGTAGGGATCCTGGCTTATAAGATACGAGGTTATCTATGA
- the tgt gene encoding tRNA guanosine(34) transglycosylase Tgt — protein sequence MKFRVTDSDQHSAARCGIVSTCHGEIETPIFMPVGTQGTVKSINQRDLADDVQAQIILGNTYHLFLRPGLDILEGAGGLHRFIGWKRPILTDSGGFQVFSLSDIRKLKEDGAEFRSHIDGAKHFFTPERVVDIQRSIGADIMMAFDECTPYPCDFQYAKSSMERTLRWLDRGLKRFGETDPVYDYQQAFFPIVQGSVYPELRRISAERTAETDCPGNAIGGLAVGEPADQMYEMIHLVNQILPEHKPRYLMGVGTPVNILESISLGVDMFDCVMPTRNGRNGSIFTREGQINIKNEKWKKDYSPIEEGGASFVDEMFSKAYLRHLIISKEILGAQISSLHNVAFYLWLTREARKQIKEGNFAGWKIEMVEKLSRKL from the coding sequence GTGAAATTCAGGGTAACAGACAGCGACCAGCATAGTGCTGCCCGGTGTGGCATCGTCTCAACCTGCCATGGAGAGATCGAAACACCAATTTTTATGCCTGTGGGAACACAGGGAACCGTAAAAAGCATCAATCAACGCGATCTGGCAGATGATGTACAGGCACAAATTATTCTAGGAAATACTTATCATTTATTTCTGCGTCCGGGCCTTGATATCCTGGAGGGAGCAGGAGGGTTACACCGCTTTATAGGATGGAAACGCCCCATATTAACCGATAGCGGAGGATTCCAGGTGTTCTCATTATCCGACATCAGAAAATTAAAGGAAGATGGCGCTGAATTCCGTTCCCATATTGACGGCGCCAAACATTTTTTCACTCCTGAACGTGTGGTGGATATCCAACGTTCTATCGGAGCGGATATCATGATGGCTTTTGACGAATGCACTCCATATCCTTGTGATTTTCAATACGCCAAATCATCGATGGAACGAACATTACGATGGCTGGACCGCGGATTGAAACGTTTCGGGGAAACCGATCCTGTTTATGATTATCAACAAGCATTTTTCCCTATTGTACAAGGAAGCGTTTATCCTGAGCTTCGCCGGATCTCAGCAGAAAGGACAGCGGAAACTGACTGTCCCGGTAATGCTATCGGTGGACTGGCCGTTGGTGAGCCAGCCGACCAGATGTATGAAATGATACATCTGGTAAACCAGATCCTGCCTGAACATAAACCACGTTACCTGATGGGGGTGGGCACTCCTGTTAATATCTTGGAATCCATTTCATTAGGCGTAGACATGTTTGACTGTGTCATGCCTACCCGTAACGGGCGCAACGGTTCTATCTTCACCCGGGAGGGACAGATCAATATCAAAAATGAAAAATGGAAAAAAGATTATTCGCCAATTGAAGAAGGTGGCGCGTCTTTTGTTGATGAAATGTTTTCAAAAGCCTATCTTCGCCATTTGATTATTTCAAAGGAGATATTAGGCGCACAAATATCCAGTCTTCACAATGTTGCTTTTTATTTATGGTTAACACGCGAGGCAAGAAAACAAATCAAAGAAGGCAATTTTGCCGGTTGGAAAATTGAAATGGTAGAGAAATTATCAAGAAAATTATGA